A single genomic interval of Helianthus annuus cultivar XRQ/B chromosome 13, HanXRQr2.0-SUNRISE, whole genome shotgun sequence harbors:
- the LOC110897805 gene encoding E3 ubiquitin-protein ligase XBAT33: MGNSFGCSASGERLVSAARDGDFVEAKMLLDCNPCLAKYSTFGGLNSPLHFAAAKGHNDIVALLLDNGADVNSRNYCGQTALMQACRYGHWEVVQTLLLFRCNVMRADYLSGRTALHFAAVNGHVRCIRLVVADFVPSVSLEDVDAQANGDGSNSHGPKSKFDHGALVKFVNKAADGGITALHMAALNGYADCVQLLLDLHANTSSVTFHYGTSMDLIGAGSTPLHYAACGGNLKCCQILLARGASRLTLNCNGWLPLDVARMWGRHWLEPLLAPNSDLAIPVFPPSNYLSLPLMSVLNIARECGLQSSGTLSDDTDICAVCLERSCTVAAEGCRHELCVRCALYLCSTSNNPSELLGPPGSIPCPLCRHGIISFTRLPGSPAKEIKLHLSLGFCTPCMLHPREPTDESTPEISKNRVASVSPELFCPVTCSPFPSVAIPLCTCNDGTCPSSQSRDDEAQGGSDGSPSHRTISGEDGKLGSLRLEKTSCSSMFWGRRSCSREQQCNSEINA, encoded by the exons ATGGGGAACTCCTTTGGATGTTCAGCCTCCGGTGAACGGTTGGTATCGGCTGCCAGAGACGGAGACTTCGTTGAGGCGAAGATGTTGCTCGATTGTAACCCTTGTCTTGCGAAATACTCCACTTTTGGTGGATTGAATTCGCCTCTTCACTTTGCCGCTGCTAAAGGCCATAATGAT ATTGTTGCATTGTTGCTTGATAATGGAGCTGATGTTAATTCTAGGAATTATTGTGGTCAG ACGGCATTGATGCAAGCTTGTCGGTATGGGCACTGGGAGGTTGTTCAAACACTGCTTCTGTTTAGATGCAAT GTTATGAGGGCCGACTATCTTAGTGGGCGAACTGCTCTCCATTTTGCAGCTGTGAATGGACATGTGCGTTGCATACGTCTTGTTGTGGCTGATTTTGTGCCTAGTGTTTCACTTGAAGATGTGGATGCACAAGCAAATGGTGACGGAAGCAACAGTCATGGACCCAAAAGCAAATTTGACCACGG TGCATTGGTGAAGTTTGTTAATAAAGCTGCTGATGGTGGTATAACTGCTCTTCACATGGCGGCATTGAATGGGTATGCAGATTGTGTACAGCTGCTTCTCGATCTGCATGCAAATACATCATCTGTCACGTTCCATTATGGAACTTCAATGGATTTGATAG GAGCTGGAAGCACTCCTTTGCATTATGCTGCTTGTGGTGGAAATTTAAAATGCTGTCAG ATTCTACTTGCAAGAGGTGCTAGTCGTTTGACATTAAACTGCAATGG GTGGCTTCCGCTTGATGTTGCAAGAATGTGGGGCCGTCATTGGCTTGAACCGTTATTGGCTCCAAATTCTGATCTGGCGATACCCGTGTTCCCCCCTTCTAATTATTTATCATTGCCCCTCATGAGTGTACTTAACATAGCCAG GGAGTGCGGTTTGCAATCGTCAGGAACTCTTTCTGATGACACTGATATTTGTGCTGTCTGTCTCGAGAGATCTTGCACAGTAGCTGCTGAAG GTTGCAGGCATGAACTATGCGTGAGATGTGCTCTCTACCTATGTTCAACAAGCAATAACCCGTCTGAATTATTGGGCCCACCCGGATCCATTCCATGCCCGTTATGCCGACATGGCATCATTTCATTCACCAGATTACCCGGTTCACCCGCAAAAGAAATCAAACTACATCTTTCCCTCGGCTTCTGCACCCCATGCATGCTTCACCCTCGTGAACCAACCGACGAGTCTACACCCGAGATTAGCAAGAACCGTGTTGCTTCCGTTTCACCAGAACTGTTCTGTCCGGTTACTTGTAGCCCGTTCCCTTCTGTTGCCATTCCGTTATGCACCTGCAATGACGGCACATGCCCGTCATCTCAATCACGAGACGATGAAGCTCAAGGTGGTTCAGATGGTTCACCGTCTCATCGAACCATCTCGGGTGAGGATGGGAAACTGGGTTCACTCAGGCTCGAGAAAACTAGCTGCTCGAGCATGTTTTGGGGCAGGAGGAGCTGCAGCAGGGAACAACAGTGTAATTCGGAGATCAATGCTTGA